A window of Ruania suaedae contains these coding sequences:
- the argC gene encoding N-acetyl-gamma-glutamyl-phosphate reductase produces MTVSVAIAGASGYAGGEVARLLLAHPEVRIGALTAHSSAGEQVGAHHPHLRRLAGRTFGPTTAEALAGHDVVVLGLPHGASGAIAAELAGSGTLVLDLAADHRLTDAADWTTFYGSEHAGHWPYGMPELLHDGETAAGAQRDILTGADRIAVPGCNVTAVTLGIQPGVAAGVVDAGDVVAVLSVGYSGAGKAMKAHLTAAEGIGSAAPYAVAGTHRHVPEIEQNLRRSAPADGGPVRLSFTPVLVPMSRGILATTTAPLAPGVDAAGVRAAWEQAYAEEPFVELLPEGQWPTTAATIGANSALVQVAVDHRAGRVVTVCALDNLVKGTAGAAVQSMNLALGLPEGLGLSTEGVAP; encoded by the coding sequence ATGACTGTATCGGTCGCGATCGCCGGCGCCAGCGGATATGCCGGGGGCGAGGTGGCGCGCCTGCTGCTCGCCCACCCCGAGGTCCGGATCGGCGCCCTCACGGCGCACTCCAGCGCGGGGGAGCAGGTCGGCGCCCACCACCCGCACCTGCGCCGACTAGCCGGCCGCACCTTCGGGCCCACCACCGCCGAGGCGCTGGCCGGCCACGACGTCGTCGTGCTGGGCCTGCCCCACGGCGCCTCGGGGGCCATCGCCGCTGAGCTCGCGGGCAGCGGCACCCTCGTCCTCGACCTCGCCGCCGACCACCGGCTCACCGACGCCGCCGACTGGACGACGTTCTACGGAAGCGAGCACGCCGGCCACTGGCCCTACGGCATGCCCGAGCTTCTGCACGACGGCGAGACCGCCGCGGGCGCCCAGCGAGACATCCTCACCGGTGCGGACCGGATCGCGGTCCCCGGCTGCAATGTCACGGCCGTGACGCTCGGCATCCAGCCCGGCGTGGCCGCGGGCGTGGTCGATGCCGGTGACGTGGTCGCCGTGCTCTCGGTCGGATACTCCGGCGCGGGCAAGGCGATGAAGGCGCACCTGACCGCGGCCGAGGGAATCGGCTCCGCCGCGCCGTACGCCGTCGCCGGGACGCATCGGCACGTGCCCGAGATCGAGCAGAACCTGCGGCGGTCCGCTCCCGCAGACGGCGGCCCGGTGCGCCTGTCCTTCACCCCCGTGCTGGTTCCGATGTCCCGCGGCATCCTCGCCACCACGACGGCGCCCCTCGCCCCGGGCGTGGACGCGGCCGGCGTGCGCGCCGCCTGGGAACAGGCCTACGCCGAGGAGCCGTTCGTCGAGCTCCTGCCCGAGGGCCAGTGGCCCACCACGGCAGCCACCATCGGCGCCAACAGCGCCCTGGTGCAGGTGGCGGTCGACCACCGCGCCGGCAGGGTGGTCACCGTCTGCGCCCTCGACAACCTCGTCAAGGGCACGGCCGGTGCGGCCGTGCAGTCCATGAACCTCGCCCTCGGCCTGCCCGAGGGCCTGGGCCTGAGCACGGAAGGAGTCGCCCCGTGA
- the argJ gene encoding bifunctional glutamate N-acetyltransferase/amino-acid acetyltransferase ArgJ, with product MSAAVAGITSPAGFRAAGVAAGLKSSGDPDVALVVNDGPEKVGAAVFTTNRVVGAPVLWSRQVVSDGVVEAVLLNSGGANVCTGPDGFADTHRSAERAAEALGVSAADVVVCSTGLIGERLPMDRLLPGVSAAADALTGEGGLAAARAIMTTDSVPKTTHVVRQGWSVGGMAKGAGMLAPAMATMLSVVTTDAVVAPEVARRALAAATTVTFDRVDSDGCMSTSDTVVLLASGASGVRPSEDELTEALTAAGADLARQLVADAEGASHDIAVEVVGATTPDAALAVARAVTRSNLVKAAVFGNDPNWGRILAQVGTVPVEVAPFEADRVDVSINGVMICRSGAAHADRTEVDLAAAREVRILIDLHAGAAEATVWTNDLTHDYVHENSAYST from the coding sequence GTGAGCGCAGCAGTGGCGGGTATCACGAGCCCGGCCGGGTTCCGCGCCGCGGGCGTGGCCGCCGGCCTGAAGTCCTCCGGCGATCCGGACGTCGCTCTCGTGGTCAACGACGGGCCGGAGAAGGTCGGCGCGGCCGTCTTCACCACCAACCGGGTGGTCGGCGCGCCGGTGCTGTGGTCACGCCAGGTGGTCAGCGACGGGGTCGTGGAGGCAGTGCTGCTCAACTCCGGCGGCGCGAACGTGTGCACCGGGCCGGACGGCTTCGCCGACACCCACCGCAGCGCCGAGCGAGCCGCGGAGGCGCTCGGCGTCTCGGCCGCGGACGTGGTGGTCTGCTCCACCGGCCTCATCGGTGAGCGGTTGCCCATGGACCGGCTGCTGCCCGGCGTCTCCGCAGCGGCGGACGCGCTCACCGGCGAGGGCGGTCTCGCGGCCGCCCGCGCGATCATGACCACCGACTCGGTCCCCAAGACCACCCACGTGGTGCGCCAGGGCTGGAGCGTGGGCGGGATGGCCAAGGGCGCCGGCATGCTCGCCCCGGCGATGGCGACCATGCTCAGTGTGGTGACCACCGACGCCGTCGTGGCCCCGGAGGTGGCCCGCCGGGCGCTGGCCGCCGCCACCACGGTCACCTTCGACCGGGTGGACTCCGACGGGTGCATGTCCACCTCGGACACGGTGGTGCTGCTCGCCTCCGGTGCCTCGGGGGTGAGACCGTCCGAGGACGAGCTCACCGAGGCCCTCACCGCCGCCGGCGCCGACCTGGCCCGGCAGCTGGTCGCCGACGCCGAGGGCGCCTCGCACGACATCGCCGTCGAGGTCGTCGGCGCCACCACCCCCGACGCCGCACTCGCCGTCGCACGTGCCGTCACCCGCTCGAACCTGGTCAAGGCCGCCGTCTTCGGCAACGACCCGAACTGGGGCCGCATCCTCGCCCAGGTGGGTACCGTGCCGGTCGAGGTGGCGCCGTTCGAGGCCGACCGGGTGGACGTGAGCATCAACGGCGTGATGATCTGCCGGTCCGGCGCGGCCCACGCCGACCGCACCGAGGTGGACCTGGCGGCCGCCCGCGAGGTGCGCATCCTCATCGATCTGCACGCGGGCGCCGCTGAGGCGACCGTCTGGACCAACGATCTGACCCACGACTACGTCCACGAGAACAGCGCGTACTCCACATGA
- a CDS encoding alpha/beta hydrolase → MSTTRVPLHLAPRTPRLLQDGARGFVLVLAGGGYAGRSDHEGPGIAAWLADQGIAAASLDYPVAPARYPAALEQVLLALADLRAGVHGDVRGPLVLAGSSAGGHLAGTVATVTRAERQALATRTGTHDPLRRPDLVTMNYPVFSLVDHAHLGSRIALLGQDHPEQLAVDLSIENRVDADVPPAFVWHTADDAVVPVENTLAAISAWRSVRVEVEGHVYPRGKHGIGLALGETDAVAAWPAHWLAWLHRHGVHPA, encoded by the coding sequence ATGTCGACCACGCGCGTTCCGCTGCACCTCGCGCCCCGGACCCCCCGACTGCTCCAGGACGGAGCCCGTGGTTTCGTCCTCGTGCTGGCCGGAGGCGGGTACGCCGGCCGGTCCGACCACGAGGGGCCCGGCATCGCGGCCTGGCTGGCCGACCAGGGGATCGCGGCCGCCAGTCTCGACTACCCGGTGGCGCCGGCCCGCTATCCCGCCGCCCTCGAGCAGGTCCTCCTCGCCCTGGCTGACCTGCGCGCGGGCGTGCACGGTGACGTCCGCGGCCCGCTCGTGCTGGCCGGTTCCTCGGCCGGTGGCCACCTGGCCGGGACCGTCGCGACCGTCACCCGGGCCGAGCGACAGGCACTCGCGACACGCACCGGTACACACGACCCGCTGCGCCGGCCGGACCTCGTGACGATGAACTACCCGGTGTTCTCCCTGGTCGATCATGCGCACCTCGGTTCCCGGATCGCCCTGCTCGGGCAGGACCACCCGGAGCAGCTGGCGGTCGACCTCAGCATCGAGAACCGGGTCGATGCCGATGTCCCACCGGCTTTCGTCTGGCACACCGCCGATGACGCTGTCGTGCCGGTGGAGAACACGCTCGCGGCGATCTCCGCCTGGCGTTCGGTCCGGGTCGAGGTCGAGGGACACGTCTACCCCCGCGGCAAGCACGGGATCGGCCTGGCCCTGGGTGAGACCGATGCCGTGGCCGCCTGGCCGGCACACTGGCTGGCCTGGTTGCACCGCCACGGCGTGCACCCGGCGTGA
- the pheT gene encoding phenylalanine--tRNA ligase subunit beta: protein MPLVPLTWLREHADVPAGTTAEQLAADLVRVGLEEETIHTSGVTGPLVVGRVLAVRPEEQKNGKTINWCLVDVGAEHAPDSAPEGADEAATGLPHHPRGIVCGAHNFGAGDSVVVALSGAVLPGDFAIASRKTYGHLSDGMICSAKELGLGEDGEGIIVLADPPAPGTDALTLLGLADEVLEINVTPDRGYCFSMRGVAREYAHSTGAAFTDPGLVAPAGSAPQPPQATADGFAVELADEAPIHGVPGADRFVARIVRGIDPEAQTPDWIATRLRQAGMRPISLTVDVTNYVMLDLGQPLHAYDLATLAAPIVVRRARPGEKLLTLDDVTRTLDGDDLLITDSAGGEGARILGLAGVMGGAETEVSGSTTDVLVEAAHFDPITVARTARRHKLPSEAAKRFERGVDPALPAIAAQRVVDLLVELAGGTADAAVTDVDHTHAPEPIALDASLPGRTAGVDYPAETVAETLRSLGAGVESDDGEGAALQVTPPTWRSDLRSPADLTEEVIRLQGYDQVPSVLPTAPPGRGLSARQRSRRRVADLLADAGLVQVLTYPFVAPGRRDELGLPAEDSRRRSVRLANPLSEAQPLMRTTVLETLVDAAARNIGRGLSDLAIYELGLVTLPDGRRRESVLPELGVRPSQEDLDAVREAVPHQPLHLAAVLTGHLVPASVHTVARTADYADAIDLVHRVAELLRVPVTVSADAERAPWHPGRCARFARADGTVVGWAGELAPKVTQALDLPARTVALEVDLGALLDDAPAQPTQFRAISAFPAAKEDIALVVSDGVPAAELLATVREAAGDLAEEVRLFDAYRGASLGEGQVSLAFALRLRAPDRTLTAQDSAQVREAVVALAGRRHGAELRS, encoded by the coding sequence ATGCCGCTCGTCCCGCTGACATGGCTGCGTGAGCACGCCGACGTCCCCGCCGGTACCACCGCCGAGCAGCTCGCCGCCGATCTGGTCCGGGTCGGGCTGGAGGAGGAGACGATCCACACCTCCGGCGTGACCGGGCCGCTGGTCGTCGGCCGTGTGCTCGCGGTGAGGCCCGAGGAGCAGAAGAACGGCAAGACCATCAACTGGTGCCTGGTGGACGTGGGCGCCGAGCACGCCCCGGACTCCGCACCCGAGGGCGCCGACGAGGCGGCGACCGGCCTGCCCCACCACCCCCGCGGCATCGTCTGCGGCGCCCACAACTTCGGCGCCGGCGACAGCGTGGTGGTCGCCCTCTCCGGCGCGGTGCTGCCGGGGGACTTCGCCATCGCCTCCCGGAAGACCTACGGCCACCTCTCCGACGGCATGATCTGTTCGGCCAAGGAGCTGGGACTGGGCGAGGACGGGGAGGGCATCATCGTGCTGGCCGACCCACCCGCGCCCGGCACCGACGCCCTCACCCTCCTCGGCCTCGCCGACGAGGTGCTCGAGATCAACGTCACCCCGGACCGGGGCTACTGCTTCTCCATGCGCGGGGTGGCACGGGAGTACGCCCACTCCACCGGCGCCGCGTTCACCGACCCGGGCCTGGTGGCCCCGGCCGGTTCCGCGCCCCAGCCGCCGCAGGCGACGGCGGACGGTTTCGCTGTCGAGCTCGCCGACGAGGCCCCCATCCACGGGGTGCCCGGCGCCGACCGGTTCGTCGCGAGGATCGTGCGCGGCATCGACCCGGAGGCCCAGACCCCGGACTGGATCGCCACCCGGTTGCGCCAGGCGGGGATGCGCCCCATCTCGCTGACGGTCGACGTCACCAACTACGTGATGCTCGACCTCGGCCAGCCGCTGCACGCCTACGACCTGGCCACCCTCGCCGCCCCGATCGTGGTGCGCCGGGCCCGGCCGGGCGAGAAGCTGCTCACCCTCGACGACGTCACCCGCACCCTGGACGGGGACGATCTGCTCATCACCGACTCCGCCGGTGGCGAGGGCGCCCGCATCCTCGGCCTGGCCGGCGTCATGGGTGGGGCCGAGACGGAGGTCTCCGGCTCCACCACCGACGTCCTCGTCGAGGCCGCACACTTCGACCCGATCACCGTCGCCCGCACGGCGCGGCGGCACAAGCTCCCCAGCGAGGCCGCGAAGCGGTTCGAGCGCGGCGTCGACCCGGCCCTGCCGGCCATCGCCGCCCAGCGGGTGGTCGACCTGCTGGTCGAGCTCGCCGGGGGGACGGCGGACGCTGCCGTCACCGACGTCGACCACACCCACGCCCCGGAGCCCATCGCCCTGGACGCGTCCCTGCCCGGGCGCACCGCCGGGGTGGACTACCCGGCCGAGACCGTCGCCGAGACCCTGCGCAGCCTCGGCGCCGGCGTCGAGAGCGACGACGGCGAGGGGGCCGCCCTGCAGGTCACCCCGCCCACGTGGCGCTCCGACCTGCGCTCGCCCGCGGACCTGACCGAGGAGGTCATCCGGCTGCAGGGTTACGACCAGGTGCCCTCGGTCCTGCCGACGGCCCCTCCGGGGCGAGGCCTCAGCGCGCGGCAGCGATCCCGCCGCCGGGTGGCGGACCTGCTCGCCGACGCCGGCCTGGTGCAGGTGCTCACCTACCCGTTCGTGGCACCGGGGCGCCGGGACGAGCTCGGCCTGCCGGCCGAGGACTCCCGACGGCGGTCGGTGCGGCTGGCCAACCCGCTCTCCGAGGCGCAACCGCTGATGCGGACTACGGTGCTGGAGACCCTGGTCGACGCAGCGGCACGCAACATCGGCCGCGGGCTGAGCGACCTGGCCATCTACGAGCTCGGCCTGGTCACCCTGCCCGACGGCAGGAGGCGTGAATCGGTACTGCCCGAGCTCGGCGTGAGACCGAGCCAGGAAGACCTGGACGCCGTCCGCGAGGCCGTCCCGCACCAGCCCCTGCACCTGGCCGCCGTGCTCACCGGCCACCTGGTGCCGGCCTCGGTGCACACCGTGGCGCGGACGGCTGACTACGCCGACGCCATCGATCTGGTCCATCGGGTCGCCGAGCTGCTGCGCGTACCCGTGACGGTCTCGGCCGACGCCGAGCGGGCGCCGTGGCACCCGGGCCGGTGTGCGCGGTTCGCCCGGGCGGACGGCACCGTGGTGGGGTGGGCCGGTGAGCTCGCGCCGAAGGTGACCCAGGCGCTCGACCTGCCCGCCCGTACCGTGGCGCTGGAGGTCGACCTGGGCGCTCTGCTGGACGACGCCCCGGCCCAGCCGACCCAGTTCCGGGCGATCTCGGCCTTCCCGGCCGCCAAGGAGGACATCGCCCTGGTGGTCTCCGACGGCGTCCCCGCCGCCGAGCTGCTCGCCACCGTCCGCGAGGCCGCGGGTGACCTGGCCGAGGAGGTCCGCCTGTTCGACGCCTACCGGGGCGCATCGCTGGGTGAGGGGCAGGTCTCGCTGGCGTTCGCGCTGCGCCTGCGCGCCCCCGACCGCACGCTCACGGCGCAGGACTCGGCGCAGGTGCGCGAGGCCGTCGTGGCGCTCGCGGGCCGGCGGCACGGGGCCGAGCTGCGGAGCTGA
- a CDS encoding quinone oxidoreductase family protein: MHAVVAHEAGGPEVMTLQEVPVPDPGPGQVLVRSEAAGVNFIDTYHRSGVYPVDFPLTPGGEGAGTVEAVGDGVEHLGPGDRVAWASSVSGSYADQVLVEAAQALPVPEGVSAEVAAAIPLQGMTAHMLVEGVTHLGPGRTVLLHAGAGGVGLLLTQLAVARGARVLTTVSTEEKAELSRAAGAAEVIRYDQLTDLTEELPALVRDLTEGQGVDVAYDGVGKATFDASLASVRRRGLLVLFGGASGQVPPVDLQRLNRAGSLFVTRPTLFHYIADAEERAWRAREVFDAVAEGTLQVRIGARFPLADAAGAHTALEGRATTGKVLLLP, from the coding sequence ATGCATGCAGTCGTCGCGCACGAGGCCGGTGGACCGGAGGTCATGACCCTGCAGGAGGTGCCGGTGCCCGATCCCGGTCCGGGGCAGGTCCTGGTCCGGAGCGAGGCCGCCGGGGTCAACTTCATCGATACCTACCACCGGTCCGGGGTGTATCCGGTGGACTTCCCCCTCACCCCGGGCGGCGAGGGAGCCGGGACGGTCGAGGCCGTCGGCGACGGCGTCGAGCACCTCGGGCCCGGGGACCGGGTCGCGTGGGCGTCCTCGGTGAGCGGGAGCTATGCCGACCAGGTGCTGGTCGAGGCCGCCCAGGCCCTCCCCGTCCCGGAGGGTGTCAGCGCCGAGGTCGCGGCAGCCATCCCGTTGCAGGGCATGACCGCGCACATGCTGGTCGAGGGCGTCACCCACCTCGGCCCCGGCCGGACGGTGCTGCTGCACGCCGGGGCCGGCGGAGTCGGCCTGCTGCTCACCCAGCTGGCCGTGGCCAGGGGCGCGCGGGTCCTCACCACCGTCTCCACCGAGGAGAAGGCAGAGCTCTCGAGGGCGGCCGGAGCTGCCGAGGTGATCCGGTACGACCAGCTCACCGACCTCACCGAGGAGCTACCTGCGCTGGTGCGTGACCTCACCGAGGGCCAGGGCGTGGACGTCGCCTACGACGGCGTGGGGAAGGCGACCTTCGACGCCTCCTTGGCGAGCGTGCGCCGTCGTGGGCTGCTGGTGCTCTTCGGCGGTGCCAGCGGTCAGGTGCCACCCGTGGATCTGCAGCGCCTCAACCGGGCAGGCTCCCTGTTCGTCACCCGGCCGACGCTGTTCCACTACATCGCCGACGCCGAGGAACGCGCGTGGCGCGCGCGGGAGGTGTTCGACGCCGTCGCCGAGGGGACGCTCCAGGTGCGGATCGGTGCCCGCTTCCCGCTGGCCGACGCCGCCGGCGCCCATACCGCGCTCGAGGGCCGAGCCACCACGGGCAAGGTGCTGCTGCTCCCGTGA
- the def gene encoding peptide deformylase gives MSTTIVQGSEVEDYPAVPPEAVRGRALRVTEIGEDVLHERCADVTAFGSEELRTLVDDMFATMLVAEGVGLAANQVGVDLRLFVYDLTESDGARHVGHVANPEIEVLGTETEEVEEGCLSVPGPGADLFRPLHVRVRGVDIAGAPVTLEAEGYLARCFQHETDHTNGRLYVDLLSKRARKRVLRDMEDLREEVIERRTEVALLHEKEPVPYPPR, from the coding sequence ATGAGCACCACGATCGTCCAGGGCAGCGAGGTCGAGGACTACCCTGCCGTCCCACCCGAGGCCGTCCGCGGCCGAGCGCTGCGCGTCACCGAGATCGGCGAGGACGTGCTGCACGAGCGCTGCGCCGATGTCACCGCGTTCGGCAGCGAGGAGCTGCGCACCCTCGTGGACGACATGTTCGCCACGATGCTGGTCGCCGAGGGCGTGGGCCTGGCCGCCAACCAGGTGGGCGTGGACCTGCGGCTCTTCGTCTACGACCTCACCGAGTCCGACGGCGCCCGGCACGTCGGTCACGTCGCCAACCCGGAGATCGAGGTGCTCGGCACCGAGACCGAAGAGGTGGAGGAAGGGTGCCTGTCCGTGCCCGGCCCGGGGGCTGACCTGTTCCGTCCCCTGCACGTACGGGTCCGGGGGGTCGACATCGCCGGGGCCCCGGTCACGCTCGAGGCCGAGGGCTACCTGGCGCGGTGCTTCCAGCACGAGACCGACCACACCAACGGCCGCCTGTACGTGGACCTGCTGAGCAAGCGCGCGCGCAAGCGGGTGCTGCGGGACATGGAGGACCTGCGCGAGGAGGTCATCGAGCGCCGCACGGAGGTGGCGTTGCTGCACGAGAAGGAGCCGGTCCCCTACCCGCCGCGCTGA
- the argB gene encoding acetylglutamate kinase: MSDPTPSTEDSFVFNTETDLQPGQKAEVLIQALPWLERFSGAVVVIKFGGNAMVDANLERAFAEDVRFFRYAGLRPVVVHGGGPQISAMLQRLGIASEFRGGLRVTTPETMDVVRMVLTGKVQRDLVSRLNERQPLAVGISGEDGGLFTGRRRQATVEGELVDVGLVGDVIEVNAGAVVDLLDAGRIPVISTIAPDVDHPGEVLNVNADTAAAALATALGATKLVVLTDVEGLYGDWPDTTSLIRQIGADQLEAMMPGLASGMVPKMEACLRAVRGGVPQAHVIDGRQPHSLLLEIFTSEGVGTMVLPEETP; the protein is encoded by the coding sequence ATGAGCGATCCCACGCCCTCCACCGAGGACTCCTTCGTCTTCAACACCGAGACCGACCTGCAGCCCGGCCAGAAGGCCGAGGTACTCATCCAGGCACTTCCGTGGCTGGAGCGCTTCTCCGGCGCCGTTGTGGTGATCAAGTTCGGCGGCAACGCCATGGTCGACGCGAACCTCGAGCGTGCCTTCGCCGAGGACGTCCGCTTCTTCCGCTACGCCGGCCTCAGGCCGGTCGTCGTGCACGGAGGCGGCCCGCAGATCTCGGCGATGCTGCAGCGCCTGGGAATTGCCTCGGAGTTCCGTGGCGGGCTGCGCGTGACCACCCCCGAGACCATGGACGTGGTCCGGATGGTGCTCACCGGCAAGGTGCAACGGGACCTGGTGAGCAGGCTGAACGAGCGTCAGCCCCTCGCCGTCGGGATCTCCGGGGAGGACGGCGGCCTGTTCACCGGCCGCAGACGCCAGGCCACGGTCGAGGGCGAGCTCGTCGACGTCGGGCTCGTCGGTGACGTGATCGAGGTCAACGCCGGCGCCGTGGTCGATCTGCTCGACGCCGGCCGCATCCCGGTGATCTCCACCATCGCCCCCGACGTCGACCATCCCGGTGAGGTGCTCAACGTCAACGCCGACACCGCGGCGGCGGCCCTGGCCACCGCTCTGGGTGCGACGAAGCTCGTCGTGCTGACCGACGTGGAGGGCCTCTACGGCGACTGGCCGGACACGACCTCGTTGATCCGCCAGATCGGTGCCGATCAGCTCGAGGCGATGATGCCCGGCCTCGCCTCGGGCATGGTGCCGAAGATGGAGGCGTGCCTACGCGCGGTGCGCGGCGGCGTCCCGCAGGCCCACGTGATCGACGGGCGCCAGCCCCACTCGCTGCTGCTGGAGATCTTCACCAGCGAGGGTGTGGGCACGATGGTGCTCCCGGAGGAGACCCCATGA
- a CDS encoding MFS transporter, with translation MNQRLGAGLTWSLGVLVLCAFGTWYYGYGVLVEPIAQETGWNQATLTSAYGLALLLVGIGSVLAGRAMDRTGPRPVFVLAAVGTCAGSAGAATAQHPLVFVVAAVVAQACVGAVGYYAIAHAIISRVAPGGRTRAITRNTLFGAMASPIFLPVMAWTATHWGWRASLAGAGVLVALVMAWVAVLVRRVPPVEGSAGSLAAGLAFAVRDPALRRLLALGIVGGAMMSVLLLFQVPAMVDAGLTLALASSLAGARGGFQLAGRLPLPWVLDRVPHRTVVRVCLLLFGLPALLLPFSGAWVAALAFVVLAGIGVGAYSTMESVYTVEFTEVRSVGLILGAFALARGVGSAIGPTLAGWTVDLTGTRTPVLGALAALAVVAVVLVPRPPQPASDPS, from the coding sequence GTGAACCAGCGGCTCGGCGCCGGGCTGACCTGGTCGCTCGGTGTGCTGGTGCTGTGCGCCTTCGGCACCTGGTACTACGGGTACGGCGTGCTGGTCGAACCGATCGCGCAGGAGACCGGCTGGAATCAGGCCACGCTCACGAGCGCCTACGGGCTGGCGCTGCTCCTGGTGGGGATCGGCTCCGTGCTCGCCGGGCGCGCCATGGACCGGACCGGCCCGCGGCCGGTGTTCGTGCTGGCGGCCGTGGGCACCTGCGCCGGCAGTGCCGGAGCGGCGACGGCGCAGCATCCGCTGGTCTTCGTGGTCGCCGCCGTGGTGGCCCAGGCGTGCGTCGGCGCGGTGGGGTACTACGCGATCGCCCACGCGATCATCTCCCGGGTCGCGCCCGGCGGCCGGACGCGGGCGATCACCCGCAACACCCTGTTCGGGGCGATGGCCAGCCCGATCTTCCTGCCGGTGATGGCGTGGACGGCGACGCACTGGGGCTGGCGGGCGAGCTTGGCGGGGGCCGGTGTGCTGGTGGCGCTGGTGATGGCCTGGGTCGCGGTGCTCGTGCGGCGGGTGCCACCGGTGGAGGGCTCCGCCGGATCGCTGGCGGCCGGTCTCGCGTTCGCCGTTCGTGACCCGGCGCTGCGCCGACTCCTGGCACTGGGAATCGTGGGCGGGGCGATGATGTCGGTGCTGCTGCTGTTCCAGGTACCGGCGATGGTCGACGCCGGACTCACCCTGGCACTGGCCTCCTCCCTGGCGGGGGCGCGGGGCGGGTTCCAGCTGGCCGGGCGACTCCCGTTGCCCTGGGTGCTCGACCGGGTGCCGCACCGGACGGTGGTGCGGGTGTGCCTGCTGCTGTTCGGGCTGCCCGCGCTGCTGCTGCCGTTCTCCGGGGCGTGGGTGGCGGCGCTGGCGTTCGTGGTGCTCGCCGGGATCGGGGTGGGTGCCTACTCCACGATGGAGAGCGTCTACACGGTCGAGTTCACCGAGGTCCGCTCGGTGGGCCTGATCCTGGGGGCCTTCGCCCTCGCGCGCGGGGTCGGCTCGGCGATCGGACCGACCCTGGCGGGCTGGACGGTGGACCTGACCGGGACCCGCACGCCGGTGCTCGGCGCCCTGGCCGCGCTGGCCGTGGTCGCGGTCGTGCTCGTCCCGCGACCGCCCCAGCCGGCGTCCGACCCGAGCTGA
- a CDS encoding neutral/alkaline non-lysosomal ceramidase N-terminal domain-containing protein translates to MTIEVGAAVRIVDVPVGTPMSGYAGRAGPSQGVLNPTSVRALVLGSFALVTLDVCAVHPRTTEAIAAAVRTRTTLVEACVVTATHTHAGPCAAFGRVGGHDPQVHEDLVRAAAEATAAAARSRRPCEVAMARAGGAGVARNRRHPGRAIDPPVWRLTFRAGGAVVADLVSYPCHPVVLDASNRLIAADYPGALRETMEQAAPGSVCLFLTGAAGDVNTGDPAEASYEESAPGERSTEEADRIGRHLASMVLAAEPAPVPVDAVRYIRQRVPVPFARPDATQREAQVRCWRAGRGNAGPGLRRVLDAWIAWAEAGVVADPPPWDAPVTVVDLGVPVVLLPGEPFLQTAEEIEQALGRPVLVVGYADDVPGYLPPAGEYPHGGYEVLDAHRYYGMPAPFAPGCAERIADAAVTAVTAMSGQRGG, encoded by the coding sequence ATGACGATCGAGGTGGGCGCCGCCGTCCGCATCGTCGACGTCCCGGTCGGGACGCCGATGTCCGGGTATGCCGGCCGGGCCGGCCCGAGCCAGGGGGTGCTGAACCCGACGTCGGTGCGGGCGCTGGTGCTGGGTTCCTTCGCCCTGGTCACCCTCGACGTGTGCGCCGTTCACCCGCGGACCACCGAGGCCATCGCCGCCGCGGTGCGGACCCGCACGACCCTGGTGGAGGCGTGCGTGGTGACGGCCACGCACACCCACGCCGGGCCGTGCGCCGCGTTCGGGCGGGTTGGCGGCCACGATCCCCAGGTGCACGAGGACCTGGTGCGTGCCGCGGCCGAGGCGACCGCGGCGGCTGCCCGATCGCGCCGGCCGTGCGAGGTGGCGATGGCCCGGGCCGGCGGGGCCGGCGTGGCACGCAACCGCCGCCACCCCGGGCGCGCGATCGACCCACCGGTGTGGCGACTGACGTTCCGCGCGGGTGGGGCGGTGGTGGCCGACCTGGTCAGCTACCCGTGCCACCCGGTGGTCCTGGACGCCTCGAACCGGTTGATCGCGGCCGACTACCCCGGCGCCCTGCGCGAGACGATGGAACAGGCCGCCCCGGGCAGCGTCTGCCTGTTCCTGACCGGCGCAGCCGGTGACGTCAACACCGGCGACCCGGCGGAGGCCTCCTACGAGGAGTCGGCCCCGGGTGAGCGCAGCACCGAGGAGGCCGACCGCATCGGCCGTCATCTGGCGTCGATGGTGCTGGCGGCCGAGCCGGCCCCGGTCCCGGTCGACGCCGTCCGCTACATCCGGCAGCGCGTGCCGGTCCCCTTCGCTCGCCCGGACGCCACCCAGCGGGAGGCTCAGGTGCGGTGCTGGCGCGCCGGCCGCGGCAACGCCGGTCCGGGTCTGCGCCGCGTGCTCGACGCCTGGATCGCCTGGGCCGAGGCCGGCGTCGTGGCGGATCCGCCGCCCTGGGACGCGCCCGTCACGGTGGTCGACCTCGGCGTGCCGGTGGTGCTCCTACCCGGCGAACCCTTCCTGCAGACCGCCGAGGAGATCGAGCAGGCCCTCGGCCGACCAGTGCTCGTGGTGGGATACGCCGACGACGTGCCCGGGTACCTGCCACCGGCGGGGGAGTACCCCCACGGCGGCTACGAGGTCCTCGACGCCCACCGGTACTACGGCATGCCGGCGCCGTTCGCTCCCGGATGCGCCGAGCGGATCGCCGACGCAGCGGTGACGGCCGTGACGGCGATGTCCGGTCAGCGCGGCGGGTAG